Proteins found in one Lysinibacillus fusiformis genomic segment:
- a CDS encoding acyl-CoA carboxylase subunit beta yields MDMFDKINDLYDRKTVIELGGGYDRIDKQHEKGKLTARERIDLLLDEGTFFEINPFITHRTVDFGMDKLEGPGDGVVTGFGKIKGRPVYLFSQDFTVFGGALGEMHAKKMATVMDLAAKNGTPFIGINDSGGARIQEGVLSLDGYGHIFYRNAIYSGVIPQISVIMGPCAGGAVYSPAITDFILMVDKTSQMFITGPKVIETVTGEKISAEDLGGSKVNNAVSGNAHFRAPSEEAAIDEIKKLLSYLPQNNKEKAPRQARPEGDDYRPEIVDTVPIETTRPYDVRKVVEQVVDEGSFMEVHAEFAKNVVVGFARIAGESVGLVCNQPKVLAGGLDIDSSDKAARFIRTCDAYNIPIITFEDVSGFFPGVKQEHGGIIRHGAKILYAYSEATVPKITVILRKAYGGAYVALNSKSIGADLVFAWPNAEIAVMGAAGAANIIFAREIAKSDDPEATRAAKIEEYKEKFANPYVAASRGMVDDVIDPRDTRIKLIQGLDMLSNKHETRPEKKHGNIPL; encoded by the coding sequence ATGGATATGTTCGACAAAATCAATGACTTGTATGATCGTAAGACGGTAATTGAACTTGGTGGTGGCTATGATCGCATCGATAAACAGCATGAAAAGGGGAAACTTACTGCTCGTGAGCGCATAGACTTATTGCTAGATGAAGGTACATTTTTTGAAATCAACCCATTTATTACACACCGTACAGTAGACTTCGGAATGGATAAGTTGGAGGGACCTGGTGATGGTGTGGTAACTGGATTCGGTAAAATTAAAGGACGTCCAGTATACTTATTCTCTCAAGATTTCACAGTGTTTGGTGGAGCGCTTGGTGAAATGCACGCGAAAAAAATGGCAACAGTGATGGATCTAGCTGCCAAAAACGGTACACCATTTATCGGCATCAATGACTCAGGTGGCGCACGTATCCAAGAGGGTGTTCTTTCACTAGATGGCTACGGTCATATTTTCTACCGCAATGCCATTTATTCTGGTGTGATCCCGCAAATCTCTGTTATTATGGGACCTTGTGCTGGTGGAGCTGTTTATTCTCCAGCCATTACAGACTTTATCCTAATGGTGGATAAAACATCTCAAATGTTTATTACAGGACCTAAAGTAATTGAAACGGTAACGGGAGAAAAAATCTCTGCTGAAGATTTAGGTGGCTCGAAAGTAAATAATGCGGTAAGTGGGAATGCTCATTTCCGCGCTCCATCTGAGGAAGCAGCGATTGATGAAATTAAGAAACTATTAAGCTATTTACCACAAAATAATAAAGAAAAGGCACCTCGCCAAGCACGACCTGAAGGGGATGACTACCGCCCAGAAATCGTAGATACAGTGCCAATCGAAACAACACGTCCATATGATGTACGTAAAGTTGTAGAGCAAGTAGTAGATGAAGGTTCATTCATGGAAGTTCACGCAGAGTTTGCAAAAAACGTAGTAGTTGGTTTTGCACGTATTGCTGGTGAATCAGTTGGACTTGTTTGTAACCAACCAAAAGTACTTGCTGGTGGTTTAGATATTGATTCTTCTGATAAAGCAGCTCGTTTCATCCGTACTTGTGATGCATACAATATCCCAATCATCACATTTGAAGACGTTTCTGGCTTCTTCCCAGGCGTTAAACAAGAACATGGTGGCATTATTCGTCATGGTGCGAAAATTCTTTATGCGTATTCAGAAGCAACTGTACCAAAAATTACAGTGATTTTACGTAAAGCTTATGGGGGCGCTTACGTTGCCTTAAACTCTAAATCAATTGGTGCTGACCTAGTATTTGCATGGCCAAATGCTGAGATTGCTGTTATGGGTGCTGCTGGAGCAGCGAACATCATCTTTGCCCGTGAAATTGCGAAATCAGATGATCCAGAAGCAACTCGTGCAGCAAAAATTGAAGAATATAAAGAAAAATTTGCGAACCCATATGTTGCGGCATCTCGCGGTATGGTAGATGACGTCATCGATCCACGAGATACACGTATCAAGCTGATTCAAGGACTTGATATGCTGTCAAACAAACATGAAACACGTCCAGAGAAAAAACACGGTAATATTCCTCTATAA
- the mce gene encoding methylmalonyl-CoA epimerase, which produces MERVDHIGIAVRNLDERITYYTEILGLKLMKVEEVESQQVRVAFIDAGNVKIELLEPMSDKSAIHGFIEKRGEGIHHVAFGVTGIRERMAELREKGVRLLSEEPGPGAGGAEVAFMHPKSSFGVLYELCDKSGKGDK; this is translated from the coding sequence ATGGAGAGAGTAGACCATATTGGGATTGCGGTGCGCAATCTTGATGAACGCATTACATATTATACAGAAATTTTAGGCTTAAAGTTGATGAAAGTGGAAGAAGTAGAATCTCAGCAGGTTCGTGTGGCATTTATCGACGCAGGTAACGTGAAAATTGAGTTATTAGAGCCGATGAGTGATAAAAGTGCTATTCATGGTTTTATTGAAAAACGTGGAGAAGGAATTCACCATGTTGCGTTCGGTGTAACAGGAATTCGTGAGCGAATGGCAGAGCTTCGTGAAAAAGGTGTACGTCTATTATCCGAAGAGCCAGGACCAGGTGCTGGAGGGGCAGAGGTTGCATTTATGCATCCTAAATCCTCATTTGGGGTGTTATATGAATTATGTGATAAAAGTGGAAAAGGGGATAAGTGA
- the prli42 gene encoding stressosome-associated protein Prli42 gives MSNKKFQKIVVYSMIAIMLISSLAFGLSMIV, from the coding sequence ATGAGTAATAAAAAATTTCAAAAAATCGTTGTTTATAGTATGATCGCAATTATGCTAATCTCATCTCTAGCATTCGGATTATCTATGATAGTTTAA
- a CDS encoding aromatic acid exporter family protein — translation MKSTKGWEAVGLKTFSIGYRTLKTAIGAAIAIAIAQYFDLASYASAGILTILCVQPTKKKSIYAAYTRLVASIVAMLFAFVSFELFAYHPLTLAGMLILFIPTIVSLKVADGFISSVVIIMHIYAAEGYSLTLVYNELALMAIGYGTGIAINMYMPDIQKELNYYRVKIEELYSKIFLEIASYLRQGDTLWNGHEIIEAIRALEEAKSLAFKDVENHFMRRKNDYYVYFDMREQQLEIIERVLPKVTTLPVIVQEAEIVADFLQDLGAHVHSGNTASHYREKLDNVKRDFSQLPLPQSHEQFIAQAALYQFIEEMDRYLEIKQSFKGLKAKKERPQ, via the coding sequence GTGAAGAGTACTAAAGGATGGGAGGCAGTCGGCCTGAAGACGTTTTCAATCGGCTATCGAACGTTAAAAACAGCAATTGGTGCGGCCATTGCTATTGCCATTGCGCAGTATTTTGATTTAGCCTCATATGCATCTGCTGGTATTCTGACCATATTATGTGTGCAGCCAACAAAAAAGAAATCCATTTATGCAGCCTATACACGACTAGTCGCAAGTATTGTGGCAATGCTTTTTGCCTTCGTAAGCTTTGAGTTATTTGCTTATCATCCGCTTACATTAGCGGGTATGCTTATACTGTTCATACCAACCATTGTGTCTTTAAAGGTTGCGGACGGATTTATCTCCAGTGTCGTCATTATTATGCATATTTACGCTGCTGAAGGTTACTCATTGACACTTGTTTATAATGAATTAGCGTTGATGGCTATCGGTTATGGAACAGGGATTGCCATTAATATGTATATGCCAGACATTCAAAAGGAATTAAATTACTACAGAGTTAAAATTGAGGAGTTATATAGTAAGATTTTTTTAGAAATTGCCAGCTATTTACGGCAAGGAGATACGCTGTGGAACGGGCACGAAATCATAGAAGCAATCAGGGCACTTGAAGAGGCAAAATCATTGGCCTTTAAAGATGTTGAAAACCATTTTATGAGACGTAAAAATGATTACTATGTTTATTTCGATATGCGTGAGCAACAGCTAGAAATTATCGAAAGAGTACTGCCCAAAGTGACAACATTACCTGTTATAGTACAAGAGGCTGAAATTGTGGCAGATTTTTTACAAGACCTTGGAGCGCATGTTCATTCGGGAAATACGGCTAGTCATTATCGTGAAAAGCTCGACAATGTTAAGCGTGATTTTTCTCAACTTCCTTTACCACAAAGCCATGAGCAATTTATCGCCCAGGCAGCACTCTATCAGTTTATAGAGGAAATGGACAGGTATTTAGAAATAAAGCAGTCATTTAAAGGGTTAAAGGCTAAAAAAGAGCGCCCACAGTAG
- a CDS encoding BrxA/BrxB family bacilliredoxin, with product MNMDYDLFMQEILKTARAEIEAAGYEQLQTPEAVEEAFARPGTTLVMVNSVCGCAGGIARPAAAQCVHYDKRPDHLVTVFAGQDKEATAAARYHFGEDHLPSSPSFVLLKDGQVVAEVGRYEIEGHDPMSVVTNLQANFEEYCDEL from the coding sequence ATGAATATGGATTACGATTTATTTATGCAGGAAATTTTAAAAACAGCACGTGCTGAAATTGAGGCAGCTGGTTATGAACAACTACAAACACCAGAAGCTGTAGAAGAGGCGTTTGCTCGTCCAGGTACAACATTAGTAATGGTGAACTCAGTATGTGGTTGTGCGGGGGGGATCGCTCGTCCAGCAGCGGCACAATGCGTTCATTATGATAAACGTCCAGACCATTTAGTCACAGTGTTTGCAGGGCAAGATAAAGAAGCGACTGCAGCGGCACGTTATCATTTTGGAGAAGATCATTTACCTTCATCACCATCATTCGTTCTATTAAAAGATGGACAAGTAGTCGCAGAAGTGGGACGCTATGAAATTGAAGGGCATGACCCAATGTCGGTTGTGACAAACCTACAAGCAAACTTTGAAGAATATTGTGACGAGCTTTAA
- the meaB gene encoding methylmalonyl Co-A mutase-associated GTPase MeaB has translation MDKNKGIEDSALFVMDGVEATHDGMQYGTPKKFRKKKADSLNVGELAQQVRAGSRTHLSKAITLIESSNATHKVQAQELLQELLPHTGNSIRIGITGVPGAGKSSFIEAFGTKLCDMGKRVAVLAIDPSSSLSGGSILGDKTRMEELVKKPTAFVRPSPSAGTLGGVHKKTRETMLVCEAAGYDVILIETVGVGQSETYVRGMVDFFLLLVLTGAGDELQGMKKGIMELADAIVVHKADGDNIRLAKKTVAEYKQILHFLQPATPGWMSTAMPVSSLEKRGLDKVWDTIGEFKQIVEANHYWATRRQQQTKEWFQSMITDHLIDLFYGNPQRKAQVQQLERQILSGQLTVTQGVDRLFSVEQEDK, from the coding sequence ATGGACAAAAATAAAGGAATCGAAGACAGTGCGCTATTTGTCATGGACGGAGTAGAGGCAACTCACGACGGGATGCAATATGGTACACCCAAAAAATTCCGAAAGAAAAAGGCAGACAGTCTAAATGTAGGAGAGCTTGCACAACAAGTACGTGCGGGCTCTCGCACACATTTATCAAAAGCCATTACCCTCATTGAAAGTTCCAATGCTACACATAAAGTGCAAGCACAAGAACTATTGCAGGAGCTTCTTCCACATACAGGTAATAGTATCCGAATTGGCATAACGGGTGTGCCAGGAGCAGGGAAAAGCTCATTCATTGAGGCTTTCGGCACAAAGCTTTGTGACATGGGAAAACGAGTTGCTGTCCTAGCCATTGATCCGAGTTCTTCTCTATCAGGGGGAAGTATACTTGGCGATAAAACCCGAATGGAGGAGCTCGTCAAAAAACCTACTGCATTTGTTCGTCCATCCCCATCGGCAGGTACCCTAGGGGGTGTTCACAAAAAGACGCGGGAAACGATGTTAGTTTGTGAGGCTGCAGGCTATGATGTGATTTTAATTGAAACAGTTGGTGTCGGACAAAGTGAAACCTATGTCCGTGGTATGGTAGATTTCTTCCTTCTTCTTGTTTTAACAGGAGCGGGGGACGAATTGCAGGGTATGAAAAAAGGCATCATGGAATTAGCAGATGCGATTGTTGTGCATAAGGCGGATGGTGATAATATTCGTCTTGCCAAAAAAACGGTTGCAGAGTATAAACAAATTTTGCATTTTTTACAGCCAGCTACACCTGGTTGGATGTCAACTGCCATGCCTGTTAGTTCATTAGAAAAACGGGGTCTTGATAAGGTTTGGGATACAATTGGGGAATTCAAGCAAATTGTAGAAGCAAATCACTATTGGGCTACCCGGCGCCAACAACAAACAAAAGAGTGGTTCCAATCGATGATTACCGATCATTTAATTGATCTATTTTATGGGAATCCGCAGCGTAAAGCACAAGTACAACAGCTTGAACGTCAAATTTTAAGTGGGCAATTGACTGTCACACAAGGTGTTGATCGTTTATTTAGCGTAGAGCAGGAAGACAAGTAA